The Vicia villosa cultivar HV-30 ecotype Madison, WI linkage group LG1, Vvil1.0, whole genome shotgun sequence genome includes a region encoding these proteins:
- the LOC131597019 gene encoding uncharacterized protein LOC131597019 — protein MLSQEDKRGIHSHPNWMCNGFHNAVEEFNLTDINIKGYQFTWTKSIGTPHMIKERLDRAMAKTQWLELFLNTRLLNLMASHSDHNPIILHTDPPERHCYRYSFKFENKCLLEQDIQDVVEVGRGPNRGMEISDRLGGCVEELRRWSRRKRSRFREEVQECENEMEHYNRVGNQASLEAYVHIMQGFWTVLLAFVQAFGVFFLAWGDDGDGTVADVGES, from the exons ATGTTATCTCAAGAGGACAAGAGGGGTATCCATTCGCATCCGAATTGGATGTGTAACGGGTTCCATAATGCAGTTGAAGAGTTCAATCTTACTGATATCAACATTAAAGGGTATCAGTTCACTTGGACTAAAAGTATAGGTACTCCACATATGATCAAAGAAAGACTCGATCGGGCTATGGCAAAAACTCAGTGGCTGGAGCTGTTTCTGAATACGAGGCTCCTTAACTTGATGGCTTCGCATTCGGATCATAATCCTATCATTCTTCATACAGACCCTCCGGAAAGACACTGTTACCGTTATTCATTCAAGTTTGAAAATAAATGTCTGTTGGAGCAAGATATTCAGGATGTTGTCGAAGTGGGGAGGGGACCTAACAGAGGGATGGAAATATCAGATAGGTTAGGGGGTTGTGTGGAGGAGCTGAGAAGGTGGAGTAGGAGGAAGAGAAGTCGGTTTAGAGAGGAAGTACAAGAATGTGAAAATGAGATGGAACACTACAACAGAGTTGGTAATCAGGCTAGTTTGGAG GCTTATGTGCATATTATGCAGGGTTTTTGGACTGTTTTGCTTGCTTTTGTGCAGGCTTTTGGAGTGTTCTTTTTGGCATGGGGGGATGATGGTGATGGCACAGTGGCAGACGTGGGAGAGAGTTGA